From a single Nicotiana tabacum cultivar K326 chromosome 8, ASM71507v2, whole genome shotgun sequence genomic region:
- the LOC107792573 gene encoding small ribosomal subunit protein uS19-like, translated as MADVEADVTAGQPKKRTFKKFSYRGVDLDALLDMSTNELVKLFNARPRRRFQRGLKRKPMALIKKLRKAKREAPPGEKPEPVKTHLRNMIIVPEMIGSVIGIYNGKTFNQIEVKPEMIGHYLAEFSISYKPVKHGRPGIGATHSSRFIPLK; from the exons ATG GCGGATGTTGAAGCCGATGTGACGGCAGGACAGCCAAAGAAGAGGACGTTCAAGAAGTTCAGTTACAGAGGGGTTGATCTCGATGCTTTGCTTGACATGTCCACTAACGAGCTCGTTAAGCTCTTTAATGCTCGTCCTCGCAGAAG GTTCCAGAGAGGTTTGAAGAGGAAGCCAATGGCGTTGATCAAGAAGCTACGCAAGGCG AAACGTGAGGCGCCACCAGGGGAGAAGCCAGAGCCTGTCAAGACTCATCTGAGGAACATGATTATTGTTCCTGAGATGATTGGAAGTGTCATTGGAATCTACAATGGAAAGACGTTCAATCAGATTGAGGTCAAGCCTGAGATGATTGGTCACTATCTGGCTGAGTTCTCAATCTCATACAAGCCTGTCAAGCACGGGAGACCCGGTATTGGTGCTACTCACTCATCCAGGTTCATTCCTCTGAAGTAA